One genomic region from Anaerolineales bacterium encodes:
- a CDS encoding redox-regulated ATPase YchF, producing MRLGIIGLPQSGKTTVFNALTRGHQPITTSGGRFDVHTGVVDVPDVRIDRLSAMFKPKKTIYAKVTYADIAGLEGSQSAISGQILNLLTQMDGLLHVVRCFEDANVPHPAGSVNPLRDIVTMDAELLLNDMITVERKLERLAEERKKGGGRERSVIEREIVLFERFKDTLSREIPLREIDLTSEDEKALAGFGFLTRKPLLVLLNLYEGQEIPPVEYPHTHASLVALQGILEMELAQLAPEDAEVFMAEYGISELGLARVIRVSYDLLGLISFFTVGADEVRAWTLRRGLSAYEAAGEIHSDLQKGFIRAEVISYDELLALGGLNEAKAKGRLRLEGKEYLVHDGEIVHIRFNV from the coding sequence ATGCGACTAGGAATCATAGGTCTTCCCCAATCCGGTAAAACGACCGTTTTCAACGCCCTCACCCGCGGCCATCAGCCCATCACCACCAGTGGCGGTAGGTTTGATGTGCATACCGGTGTAGTGGACGTCCCCGATGTGCGCATCGATCGCTTATCGGCTATGTTCAAGCCCAAAAAGACCATCTACGCCAAGGTGACCTATGCCGATATTGCCGGGCTGGAAGGCAGCCAGAGCGCCATCTCAGGCCAGATTCTCAACCTGCTGACCCAGATGGATGGCCTGTTGCACGTGGTGCGCTGTTTTGAGGACGCCAACGTCCCGCACCCGGCTGGCAGCGTGAACCCGCTGCGCGATATTGTCACCATGGACGCCGAGCTACTGTTAAACGACATGATCACCGTGGAGCGCAAGCTTGAACGCCTGGCCGAGGAACGCAAAAAGGGTGGGGGGCGCGAGCGTTCTGTCATTGAGCGCGAGATTGTGTTATTCGAGCGTTTTAAGGATACTTTGTCACGCGAGATCCCCTTGCGCGAGATCGACCTGACCTCTGAGGATGAAAAAGCACTGGCGGGTTTTGGCTTTCTCACCCGTAAACCCCTGCTGGTACTGCTCAACCTGTACGAAGGCCAGGAGATACCCCCTGTCGAGTACCCCCACACCCACGCCAGCCTTGTGGCTTTGCAGGGTATACTGGAAATGGAACTTGCCCAGCTGGCCCCCGAGGATGCCGAGGTTTTCATGGCGGAATACGGCATCAGCGAGCTCGGGCTGGCACGCGTGATCCGCGTGTCGTATGACCTGCTCGGGTTGATCTCTTTCTTTACCGTGGGTGCTGACGAAGTGCGTGCCTGGACCTTGCGGCGTGGCCTCTCGGCTTACGAAGCGGCAGGGGAGATTCACAGCGACCTGCAGAAGGGCTTTATCCGCGCTGAGGTCATCTCCTATGATGAGCTGCTGGCGCTGGGCGGTTTGAATGAAGCCAAGGCCAAGGGTCGCCTGCGCCTTGAAGGCAAGGAATACCTGGTACATGATGGCGAGATCGTGCACATCCGCTTTAATGTTTAA